The following proteins come from a genomic window of Xylanibacillus composti:
- a CDS encoding DNA alkylation repair protein, whose translation MNAEMVMQELEALGKERTKKIYMSNGAREPLFGVATGAMKPIVKKIKINQALAEELYATGNYDAMYFAGIIADPKAMAEADFDRWMDAAYFYMLSDYVVAVTLAEADIAQEVADKWIASGEELRMSGGWSCYCWLLGNRPDHEFSEDKIAKMLEKVKHTIHDAPERAKYAMNQFIYTVGISYLPLHDLAVETAKEVGPVEVNQDKKKSKLLNASETIQKAKEKGQLGFKRKYVRC comes from the coding sequence ATGAATGCGGAAATGGTCATGCAGGAGTTGGAAGCGCTGGGCAAGGAACGGACGAAGAAGATATACATGTCCAATGGTGCGCGCGAGCCGTTGTTTGGGGTGGCCACAGGCGCTATGAAACCGATAGTCAAGAAGATCAAAATCAATCAAGCGCTTGCTGAGGAGCTCTATGCCACAGGGAACTACGACGCCATGTATTTTGCCGGGATCATTGCAGACCCGAAAGCGATGGCGGAAGCGGATTTCGATCGATGGATGGATGCGGCTTATTTTTATATGCTGTCGGATTATGTGGTTGCCGTCACCTTGGCAGAAGCCGATATTGCACAAGAAGTGGCGGACAAGTGGATCGCAAGCGGAGAAGAGTTGCGCATGTCGGGGGGCTGGAGCTGTTACTGTTGGTTGTTGGGCAATCGCCCGGACCATGAGTTTTCGGAAGACAAAATTGCCAAGATGCTGGAGAAGGTGAAGCATACGATTCATGATGCTCCCGAACGAGCCAAATACGCGATGAATCAGTTCATCTATACAGTGGGCATCTCTTACCTGCCGCTCCATGATCTGGCGGTCGAGACCGCGAAGGAAGTAGGTCCAGTCGAGGTCAATCAGGATAAGAAGAAGAGCAAACTCCTAAACGCCTCTGAAACGATTCAAAAGGCCAAAGAAAAAGGGCAGTTGGGTTTCAAACGCAAATATGTCAGGTGTTAG